Genomic segment of Burkholderia pyrrocinia:
TATGCTGCGGCGACGCGCGCGGCTACGTCTACGCCGGCCCCGTGTATGCGGTCGACGAGTACGAGCAGTGCATCTGCCCGTGGTGCGTCGCCGACGGTTCGGCGCATGCGCGGTTCGATGCAAGCTTTACCGACACGTACGGTATCGGCGGCGGCGAATGGGACGCGGTGCCCGAAGCAGTCGTCGACGAGATCGCGTATCGCACGCCGGGCTTTCAGGGCTGGCAGCAGGAACGGTGGTGGACCCATTGCGGCGATGGCGCGCAGTTCATCGGCCGCGCGGGCGCCGACGAACTGAACGCGCATGGCCCGCAGGCCGTCGCGTCGATCCGGGCGTCGGCCGGGCTCGACGAGGGCGCCGACTGGGCCCGTTTTTTCGCTGCGCTCGACAAGGACGGCTCGCCGACTGCTTATGTGTTTCGCTGCATCCGTTGCGGCGAGCTCGGCGGCTACCAGGATTGCGATTGATGGCCAGGCCTGCGCGAGCGGCGTCGCCCCTTCGTCATGAAACAGAGGAATCTTCGTGAAGTTCATCCACGCGGCAGACATTCACCTTGACAGCCCGTTGCACGGCCTGAGCGCGTATCCCGACGCACCGGCCGCGCAGTTGCGCAACGCGTCGCGCGAGGCGCTGCGGCAACTCGTGGATCGCGCGATCGAAGAGGAAGTCGCGTTCCTCGTGATCGCCGGCGACCTGTATGACGGCGACTGGAAGGATCACAACACCGGCATCTTCTTCGGCCAGCAGATGGGGCGCCTGCGCAAGGCCGGCATCCGCGCGTTCGTCCTCGGCGGCAACCACGATGCCGAAAGCGAGATGACGAAGAAGCTGACGCTGCCCGACAACGTCACCGTGTTCGGCCACCGCAAGCCGGAAACCCACAAGCTGCCGGAATTCGACGTCGCGCTGCACGGGCAGAGCTTCAAGGACAAGGCCGTCGTCGACAATCTCGCGATCGGTTATCCGGACCCGGTGCCCGGGTACTACAACATCGGCGTGCTGCACACGGCCCTCGAAGGTTATGCGGCGCACGCGAACTATGCGCCGTGCACGCTGGCCGAACTGCACGCAAAAGGCTACGACTACTGGGCGCTCGGCCACGTGCACGAATTCCAGCAATGGACGGGGCCGTCCACCGTCGTGTTTCCCGGCAACCTGCAGGGGCGCCATATCCGCGAGACGGGCCGTCGCGGCGCGGTGCTCGTGACGGTCGAGCAAGGCCGCACACAGGTCGAGCGCCTGTATCTCGACGTGTTGCGCTGGGAAGCCGTGCCGGTCGACGCATCCGATTGCTTCACGGTCGCCGACCTGTCGAGAAAGATCGGCCAGTCGCTGGAGGCGCTGCTGACCGTCGACGGTCACGTGCCGCGCGCGGTGCGCGTGACGGTCACGGGGCGCACACCCGCGCATGGGCTCTTTTTCGGTCGCGCGCCGCAGTTGCGCGCGGAGGTGCTGA
This window contains:
- a CDS encoding CbrC family protein, translated to MSLPAFRYHPDPLATGSVIRSDARCVCCGDARGYVYAGPVYAVDEYEQCICPWCVADGSAHARFDASFTDTYGIGGGEWDAVPEAVVDEIAYRTPGFQGWQQERWWTHCGDGAQFIGRAGADELNAHGPQAVASIRASAGLDEGADWARFFAALDKDGSPTAYVFRCIRCGELGGYQDCD
- a CDS encoding metallophosphoesterase family protein, which codes for MKFIHAADIHLDSPLHGLSAYPDAPAAQLRNASREALRQLVDRAIEEEVAFLVIAGDLYDGDWKDHNTGIFFGQQMGRLRKAGIRAFVLGGNHDAESEMTKKLTLPDNVTVFGHRKPETHKLPEFDVALHGQSFKDKAVVDNLAIGYPDPVPGYYNIGVLHTALEGYAAHANYAPCTLAELHAKGYDYWALGHVHEFQQWTGPSTVVFPGNLQGRHIRETGRRGAVLVTVEQGRTQVERLYLDVLRWEAVPVDASDCFTVADLSRKIGQSLEALLTVDGHVPRAVRVTVTGRTPAHGLFFGRAPQLRAEVLNQIGIIGNERLWLEKVRLATSAADHQQGESEQLEALEDLKQILAEAAHDPDFLALLERDLKPFVGKVRSDVKEEVPLLTMARAGELTALVEQVGPALLARLARGE